One Anabas testudineus chromosome 15, fAnaTes1.2, whole genome shotgun sequence genomic window carries:
- the galm gene encoding aldose 1-epimerase encodes MTEVSHQQWGEVPGQGSVDLWVLQSPQVRVEVLTLGAIIRSVCSRGKDGQMEDIVLGYDDLEGYVSDKRYLGAVVGRVANRIAKGCFVVEGKVYQLDINNGPNALHGGLRGYNKAIWHATPVEGGVQLSLTSPDGDQGYPGEVQVSVTYTLQGETLTAEYQAQSTRTTPINLTNHSYFNLAGQAAADIYDHQVSISAKSYLPVDDTSIPTGEIKAVEGTPFHLRMPVLIGPRLKEVPGPGFDHNFCLSLPGDACTERNVARVCHPASGRVLEVSTTQPGVQFYTANFLDGSISGKGGARYRKHSSFCLETQNWPDAVNQASFPDCLLCPGEKYHHVSRFTFTTV; translated from the exons ATGACTGAGGTGAGCCATCAGCAGTGGGGAGAGGTGCCCGGCCAGGGCAGTGTGGACCTCTGGGTCCTCCAGTCTCCTCAGGTGCGGGTGGAGGTCTTAACCCTGGGCGCTATTATAAGGTCTGTGTGTAGCAGAGGGAAAGATGGCCAGATGGAGGACATAGTCCTGGGCTATGATGACCTGGAAG GTTATGTGTCAGATAAACGCTACCTTGGAGCTGTGGTGGGGCGTGTGGCCAACAGGATCGCAAAGGGATGCTTTGTAGTGGAAGGAAAAGTGTACCAGTTAGACATCAATAATGGCCCTAATGCACTGCATGGAGGCCTGCGGGGCTACAATAAG GCTATCTGGCATGCTACACCTGTGGAAGGTGGTGTCCAGCTGAGCCTTACCAGTCCAGATGGAGACCAGGGTTATCCTGGAGAGGTTCAGGTCTCTGTCACCTACACTCTACAG GGTGAAACACTAACGGCTGAATACCAAGCCCAGTCTACCAGAACCACACCCATCAACCTTACGAACCACTCCTACTTCAACCTGGCTGGACAG gctgcAGCAGATATCTATGACCACCAAGTGTCCATCAGTGCTAAGTCCTACCTGCCTGTGGACGATACGTCCATTCCTACAG GCGAGATCAAAGCAGTGGAGGGCACGCCCTTTCACCTCAGAATGCCTGTTCTGATTGGCCCTCGGCTGAAGGAAGTACCAGGTCCAGGGTTTGACCACAACTTCTGTCTGTCACTACCTGGAGACGCCtgcacagagagaaatgttGCCAG AGTGTGTCATCCAGCCAGTGGGCGTGTCCTGGAGGTTTCTACTACCCAACCAGGAGTCCAGTTCTACACCGCCAACTTCTTGGATGGCTCCATTTCAGGAAAGGGCGGGGCTAGGTACAGAAAGCACAGCTCTTTCTGTCTGGAGACGCAGAATTGGCCTGATGCTGTCAACCAG GCTTCATTCCCTGACTGTCTCCTGTGTCCCGGTGAGAAGTACCATCACGTCAGTCGCTTCACCTTCACCACTGTGTGA
- the si:dkey-191g9.5 gene encoding rap1 GTPase-GDP dissociation stimulator 1 isoform X1 — protein sequence MTDTDSLSDALKAISVSTELIEEELKPHLDTVLAALLEKKKDAAVDIARSGILPALTQALRSKSNLNCQVALVVAEMAREAAVREPCIEAGLVKVLVPHLNSNNQEMLLNTGRAIGRICFDNSYQQDQLVQSGVIPRLVSIMREYPENDPLVNVCLLALCNLADMDSAREALTELDVADVLIFQLKRAPDAERRHVILEILGSLGESDTLKLQFAESGVPEALSEMIRGLQGGSDPHDLCSIKIASNLIVSLLLGDESMQKCFGEGSGLVYQDVLSWLQSSNTQLQLSGALAIANFARNDSNCVKMLDLGVVPYILTLLEQHVDEGDVSVQHAGLSALRNLAIPGTNKVRMLEDGVTERIKTLLRSDMPPVQFKLLGTLRMMVDGQEETALVLGRDATLLARVMEWCEAKDHAGVRGEASRLLAALIRHSRSPEVVRAVAKADGVRHLISMATSEHVIMQNEALVALAIASAIDIESMQGPFREADLLVMLKKMLEDPVGAVEVKFSALGLICSLANSSVMKEELNCVNMKESLSKLTDHSSSKLASQARSILAILSDSS from the exons ACTCTCTGAGTGATGCACTAAAGGCTATCAGTGTGAGTACAGAGCTGATTGAGGAGGAGCTCAAGCCTCATCTGGACACTGTGCTAGCTGCTCTGCTGGAAAAGA AgaaagatgctgctgttgatATTGCCAGAAGTGGAATTCTGCCCGCACTGACTCAGGCCTTACGGAGTAAAAGCAATCTGAACTGCCAGGTGGCTCTGGTGGTGGCAGAGATGGCACGTGAAG ctgcAGTCAGGGAGCCATGCATTGAGGCGGGCCTGGTGAAGGTGCTGGTTCCCCATCTGAACAGCAACAACCAGGAGATGCTGCTGAACACTGGCAGAGCCATCGGACGCATCTGCTTTGACAACT CATACCAACAGGACCAGTTAGTCCAGAGTGGTGTAATCCCCAGACTGGTGTCTATAATGAGGGAGTATCCAGAGAACGACCCGCTGGTCAACGTGTGCCTGCTGGCCCTCTGTAATCTGGCTGACATGG ACTCTGCAAGGGAAGCCCTGACAGAACTGGACGTGGCAGATGTACTAATATTCCAGCTGAAAAGGGCACCCGATGCCGAACGCCGACATGTCATTCTGGAAATACTGGGATCACTAGGGGAGAGTG ACACACTGAAGCTGCAGTTTGCCGAGTCGGGTGTACCAGAGGCTTTATCAGAGATGATTCGGGGTCTCCAGGGAGGTTCTGACCCCCATGACCTCTGCAGCATCAAGATCGCCTCCAACCTCATAGTGTCCCTACTTTTAGGAG ACGAGTCCATGCAGAAGTGTTTCGGTGAGGGATCAGGTCTGGTATATCAGGATGTCCTGTCCTGGCTGCAGAGTTCCAACACCCAGCTGCAGTTGTCTGGAGCCCTGGCCATTGCCAACTTCGCCAGGAACG acAGCAACTGTGTGAAGATGCTGGACCTTGGTGTGGTCCCTTACATCCTGACCTTGTTAGAGCAGCATGTTGACGAAGGAGATGTATCAGTCCAACATGCTGGACTGAGCGCGCTCAGAAACTTGGCCATTCCAG GTACCAACAAAGTGCGGATGCTGGAGGACGGGGTGACTGAGAGGATAAAGACCTTGCTGCGGTCTGACATGCCCCCAGTTCAGTTCAAACTGCTGGGTACATTACGCATGATGGTGGATGGACAAG aggagaCAGCCTTGGTTCTGGGCAGAGATGCTACGCTGCTGGCACGGGTCATGGAGTGGTGTGAAGCCAAGGACCACGCAGGAGTCCGGGGGGAAGCCAGTCGCCTACTGGCAGCCCTCATCAGACACAGCCGAAGCCCT GAAGTTGTCCGTGCTGTAGCCAAAGCAGATGGAGTTCGGCACCTTATCTCAATGGCAACAAGTGAGCATGTCATCATGCAGAACGAGGCCCTGGTTGCCCTGGCGATAGCATCAGCAATTGACATTG AGTCTATGCAGGGTCCGTTTAGGGAAGCGGATCTGTTGGTCATGCTGAAGAAGATGTTGGAGGATCCCGTGGGCGCTGTCGAAGTCAAGTTCAGTGCTTTAGGTCTCATCTGCAGCTTGGCTAACTCCA GTGTGATGAAGGAGGAGTTGAACTGTGTGAATATGAAGGAAAGCCTGAGTAAACTGACAgatcacagcagcagtaaacTTGCCTCACAGGCCAGATCCATACTGGCCATTCTCAGTGACAGCAGCTAA
- the si:dkey-191g9.5 gene encoding rap1 GTPase-GDP dissociation stimulator 1 isoform X2 has product MTDTDSLSDALKAISVSTELIEEELKPHLDTVLAALLEKKKDAAVDIARSGILPALTQALRSKSNLNCQVALVVAEMAREAAVREPCIEAGLVKVLVPHLNSNNQEMLLNTGRAIGRICFDNSYQQDQLVQSGVIPRLVSIMREYPENDPLVNVCLLALCNLADMDSAREALTELDVADVLIFQLKRAPDAERRHVILEILGSLGESDTLKLQFAESGVPEALSEMIRGLQGGSDPHDLCSIKIASNLIVSLLLGDESMQKCFGEGSGLVYQDVLSWLQSSNTQLQLSGALAIANFARNDSNCVKMLDLGVVPYILTLLEQHVDEGDVSVQHAGLSALRNLAIPGTNKVRMLEDGVTERIKTLLRSDMPPVQFKLLGTLRMMVDGQEETALVLGRDATLLARVMEWCEAKDHAGVRGEASRLLAALIRHSRSPEVVRAVAKADGVRHLISMATKSMQGPFREADLLVMLKKMLEDPVGAVEVKFSALGLICSLANSSVMKEELNCVNMKESLSKLTDHSSSKLASQARSILAILSDSS; this is encoded by the exons ACTCTCTGAGTGATGCACTAAAGGCTATCAGTGTGAGTACAGAGCTGATTGAGGAGGAGCTCAAGCCTCATCTGGACACTGTGCTAGCTGCTCTGCTGGAAAAGA AgaaagatgctgctgttgatATTGCCAGAAGTGGAATTCTGCCCGCACTGACTCAGGCCTTACGGAGTAAAAGCAATCTGAACTGCCAGGTGGCTCTGGTGGTGGCAGAGATGGCACGTGAAG ctgcAGTCAGGGAGCCATGCATTGAGGCGGGCCTGGTGAAGGTGCTGGTTCCCCATCTGAACAGCAACAACCAGGAGATGCTGCTGAACACTGGCAGAGCCATCGGACGCATCTGCTTTGACAACT CATACCAACAGGACCAGTTAGTCCAGAGTGGTGTAATCCCCAGACTGGTGTCTATAATGAGGGAGTATCCAGAGAACGACCCGCTGGTCAACGTGTGCCTGCTGGCCCTCTGTAATCTGGCTGACATGG ACTCTGCAAGGGAAGCCCTGACAGAACTGGACGTGGCAGATGTACTAATATTCCAGCTGAAAAGGGCACCCGATGCCGAACGCCGACATGTCATTCTGGAAATACTGGGATCACTAGGGGAGAGTG ACACACTGAAGCTGCAGTTTGCCGAGTCGGGTGTACCAGAGGCTTTATCAGAGATGATTCGGGGTCTCCAGGGAGGTTCTGACCCCCATGACCTCTGCAGCATCAAGATCGCCTCCAACCTCATAGTGTCCCTACTTTTAGGAG ACGAGTCCATGCAGAAGTGTTTCGGTGAGGGATCAGGTCTGGTATATCAGGATGTCCTGTCCTGGCTGCAGAGTTCCAACACCCAGCTGCAGTTGTCTGGAGCCCTGGCCATTGCCAACTTCGCCAGGAACG acAGCAACTGTGTGAAGATGCTGGACCTTGGTGTGGTCCCTTACATCCTGACCTTGTTAGAGCAGCATGTTGACGAAGGAGATGTATCAGTCCAACATGCTGGACTGAGCGCGCTCAGAAACTTGGCCATTCCAG GTACCAACAAAGTGCGGATGCTGGAGGACGGGGTGACTGAGAGGATAAAGACCTTGCTGCGGTCTGACATGCCCCCAGTTCAGTTCAAACTGCTGGGTACATTACGCATGATGGTGGATGGACAAG aggagaCAGCCTTGGTTCTGGGCAGAGATGCTACGCTGCTGGCACGGGTCATGGAGTGGTGTGAAGCCAAGGACCACGCAGGAGTCCGGGGGGAAGCCAGTCGCCTACTGGCAGCCCTCATCAGACACAGCCGAAGCCCT GAAGTTGTCCGTGCTGTAGCCAAAGCAGATGGAGTTCGGCACCTTATCTCAATGGCAACAA AGTCTATGCAGGGTCCGTTTAGGGAAGCGGATCTGTTGGTCATGCTGAAGAAGATGTTGGAGGATCCCGTGGGCGCTGTCGAAGTCAAGTTCAGTGCTTTAGGTCTCATCTGCAGCTTGGCTAACTCCA GTGTGATGAAGGAGGAGTTGAACTGTGTGAATATGAAGGAAAGCCTGAGTAAACTGACAgatcacagcagcagtaaacTTGCCTCACAGGCCAGATCCATACTGGCCATTCTCAGTGACAGCAGCTAA